A window of the Zeugodacus cucurbitae isolate PBARC_wt_2022May chromosome 2, idZeuCucr1.2, whole genome shotgun sequence genome harbors these coding sequences:
- the LOC105217180 gene encoding protein HGH1 homolog, giving the protein MANQDAEAVSYADTLKDIVKFMNPLERADLVSISLTHVLSLSGSVEGKKAILQHDEVLVAVFNLHDHKFNEIAKYAALTLINLTAEEDDAINVLETSKSLSPAFPLISIAIKQIVDENSKLADPWTMVLSNLTRSEKLVEDIIVELENDSTTMPALLKAFTKLDYNKQNMKLHYLAAIFCNLTQSARGREIACEAKYDFLEKILPFASYEDNIVRRGGTIGILKNICFDPVYHNIILNEKDDILHAILYPLCGPEEFSDEENEKLPLELQYLPETKTREEDPDLRKMLLESLLQLCATKRYREVLRSKGVYEILREYHKWEAKFGQDKECLLACENVVDILIKKEEEIGLDNYREVEVPADVADKFVKEDMEYMENIL; this is encoded by the exons atggcgAATCAAGACGCTGAAGCAGTATCATATGCAGACACACTCAAAGACATAGTAAAATTTATGAATCCATTGGAGAGAGCGGATTTGGTATCCATATCGCTAACACATGTGCTCT CTTTGAGTGGTTCAGTTGAAGGCAAAAAGGCAATACTCCAACATGATGAAGTACTAGTGGCGGTGTTTAATCTCCATGAtcacaaatttaatgaaatagcCAAATATGCTGCCTTAACTTTAATTAACCTAACTGCCGAAGAGGATGATGCTATAAATGTTTTGGAAACCTCAAAATCACTGAGTCcg GCTTTTCCTTTAATATCAATTGCTATTAAGCAAATAGTGGATGAGAATTCGAAGTTAGCCGATCCCTGGACAATGGTGTTAAGTAATTTAACACGTAGTGAAAAACTAGTTGAAGATATAATTGTGGAACTGGAAAATGATAGCACAACTATGCCAGCTTTACTTAAAGCTTTTACAAAATTAGATtataacaaacaaaatatgaaactgCACTATTTAG CTGCAATCTTTTGCAATTTGACACAAAGTGCCAGAGGTCGCGAAATTGCTTGTGAAGCTAAATATGATTTCCTCGAAAAGATATTACCGTTCGCCTCATATGAGGATAATATTGTGCGCCGTGGGGGCACAATcggtattttgaaaaatatttgctttgatcCCGTCTAccacaatattattttaaatgaaaaggaTGACATATTGCATGCGATATTATATCCACTTTGCGGCCCCGAAGAGTTCAGCGATGAGGAAAATGAAAAACTACCACTGGAGCTACAA TATTTACCTGAAACGAAAACACGCGAGGAAGATCCTGATTTGCGCAAAATGCTTTTAGAGTCGCTGCTACAGCTGTGCGCAACTAAGCGTTATCGCGAGGTTTTGCGTTCTAAAGGCGTTTACGAAATATTGCGTGAATATCACAAATGGGAAGCGAAATTTGGTCAAGATAAAGAGTGCCTACTGGCATGTGAAAACGTCGTTGATATTCTGATTaa GAAAGAGGAAGAAATCGGTTTGGATAACTATAGAGAGGTGGAAGTGCCTGCTGATGTTGCGGATAAATTTGTAAAAGAAGATATGGagtatatggaaaatattttataa